The Halobacterium litoreum genome includes a region encoding these proteins:
- a CDS encoding GldG family protein — protein sequence MNASDLARGVGALVVAAAVVLAGAYGAGLALSSPTNAAPAPDAPAYDTSELVADPVDDSGSVTAPSADESKTVVVDTSHGNAIGENSLQPLVDALVAAGHDVRFFSGSSGSTGFGSQSGPTFNSTLDDADALVVASPASAYSAGDVTRVREFADAGGRVLLAADPPSTASTSTTVSVPGLTTGSSASASGQPANLAAEFGVAFGSGYLYDMSENANNFQRVYASGDGRLADGVDRAVFQAATPLTTGDAATPVLTAEVSNSATRDAGTYVVAARNGGVLAVGDTDFLTPDAASAADTDAFASNVAAFLVTGEKTSAGGAGGSTGNSSTVGGSAGSSSVTVEA from the coding sequence GTGAACGCGAGCGACCTCGCGCGCGGCGTCGGCGCGCTCGTCGTCGCCGCGGCCGTCGTGCTCGCCGGCGCGTACGGCGCGGGCCTCGCGCTCTCCTCGCCGACGAACGCCGCGCCGGCGCCCGACGCGCCGGCCTACGACACGAGCGAACTCGTCGCCGACCCCGTCGACGACAGCGGGAGCGTCACCGCGCCGAGCGCGGACGAATCGAAGACCGTCGTCGTGGACACGAGCCACGGCAACGCAATCGGCGAGAACAGCCTCCAGCCGCTCGTCGACGCGCTCGTCGCGGCGGGCCACGACGTCCGGTTCTTCTCCGGGTCGTCCGGTAGCACCGGCTTCGGCTCGCAGTCCGGCCCGACGTTCAACAGCACGCTCGACGACGCCGACGCGCTCGTCGTCGCGAGCCCCGCCAGCGCGTACTCCGCGGGCGACGTGACTCGCGTTCGCGAGTTCGCCGACGCGGGCGGCCGCGTGCTGCTCGCGGCGGACCCGCCGAGCACCGCGAGCACGTCCACCACCGTCTCCGTCCCCGGCCTCACGACGGGGTCGTCGGCGTCAGCGAGCGGGCAGCCCGCGAACCTCGCCGCCGAGTTCGGCGTCGCCTTCGGCTCGGGCTACCTCTACGACATGAGCGAGAACGCGAACAACTTCCAGCGCGTCTACGCCTCGGGCGACGGCCGCCTCGCTGACGGCGTCGACCGCGCCGTCTTCCAGGCGGCGACGCCGCTGACGACGGGCGACGCCGCGACGCCCGTGCTCACCGCCGAGGTGTCGAACTCCGCCACGCGGGACGCAGGCACGTACGTCGTCGCGGCGCGCAACGGCGGCGTCCTCGCGGTCGGCGACACCGACTTCCTGACGCCGGACGCCGCGAGCGCTGCGGACACCGACGCGTTCGCGAGCAACGTCGCGGCGTTCCTCGTCACCGGTGAGAAGACGAGCGCCGGTGGTGCGGGCGGTTCCACCGGCAACAGTTCGACGGTCGGCGGCAGCGCTGGGTCGTCCAGCGTCACCGTCGAAGCGTAA
- a CDS encoding ABC transporter ATP-binding protein: MSDAGDGPADADLPDDVDAPDPEDIEPEADDSPVEEQAKEVPRGVPLRVSGLRKEFGGITAVDGATFEVEEGSLTGLIGPNGAGKSTTFNCITGVHEPTDGTVQFRGEDITGARPHAIANRGLVRTFQIARELDEMTVLENMMLAPGGQRGESITRSVVPGLRSDVVEQETDLREEAWETLEFFEIDHLADEYAGNLSGGQRKLLELARALMTEPDMMLLDEPFAGVNPTLEEKLLDRIHDLREQEGLTFLLVEHDMDLIMENCEHVIVMHQGRVLDEGPPEAIKENEEVIEAYLGGEV; this comes from the coding sequence ATGAGTGACGCCGGCGACGGGCCCGCCGACGCTGACCTGCCCGACGACGTCGACGCGCCCGACCCCGAAGACATCGAACCGGAGGCCGACGACTCCCCTGTCGAGGAGCAGGCCAAGGAGGTGCCACGCGGCGTCCCGCTGCGCGTCTCCGGCCTCCGGAAGGAGTTCGGCGGCATCACCGCCGTCGACGGCGCGACGTTCGAGGTCGAGGAGGGGTCGCTGACCGGCCTCATCGGCCCGAACGGCGCCGGGAAGTCGACGACGTTCAACTGCATCACGGGCGTCCACGAGCCGACCGACGGCACCGTCCAGTTCCGGGGCGAGGACATCACGGGCGCTCGCCCGCACGCCATCGCGAACCGCGGGCTGGTGCGGACGTTCCAGATAGCGCGCGAACTCGACGAGATGACCGTCCTCGAGAACATGATGCTCGCGCCGGGCGGCCAGCGCGGCGAGTCCATCACGCGGTCGGTCGTCCCCGGCCTCCGGAGCGACGTGGTCGAACAGGAGACCGACCTCCGCGAGGAGGCGTGGGAGACCCTGGAGTTCTTCGAAATCGACCACCTCGCCGACGAGTACGCGGGCAACCTCTCGGGCGGCCAGCGCAAACTCCTCGAACTCGCTCGCGCGCTGATGACCGAACCCGACATGATGCTGCTCGACGAGCCGTTCGCGGGCGTGAACCCGACACTGGAGGAGAAACTACTCGACCGCATCCACGACCTCCGCGAGCAGGAGGGGCTGACGTTCCTGCTCGTGGAACACGACATGGACCTCATCATGGAGAACTGCGAACACGTCATCGTCATGCACCAGGGCCGCGTCCTCGACGAGGGGCCGCCGGAAGCCATCAAGGAAAACGAGGAGGTCATCGAGGCCTACCTCGGAGGTGAGGTATGA
- a CDS encoding VOC family protein, which produces MLTDTPGIHHVTGLAADAQRNLDFYAGVLGLRLVKRTVNQEDMLRYHLFYGNGTGEPGTVFTSFPYPNEPPGRVGRPQISAMAFAVPPESLAYWADRLESRGVDTEEAERFGDAVLRFEDPDGTRVELVATDSPVEPWTGDGVPERHAIRGIHGVSVLPTNPYATGALLDTLGFELVGEEQSDDEARIRYRAGGDRATVVDVLDASTGFGREGTGSIQHVAVRVASVEELYEWHSLLRERDYDVSRVRDRYFFHSLYVRDAGGILFELATEKPGLTRGEDVADLGESLALPDRFEADRDLIESQLEGLERPAPDDD; this is translated from the coding sequence ATGCTCACCGACACGCCCGGCATCCACCACGTCACCGGCCTCGCGGCGGACGCCCAGCGCAACCTCGACTTCTACGCGGGCGTGCTCGGCCTGCGCCTCGTCAAGCGCACCGTGAATCAGGAGGACATGCTCCGGTACCACCTGTTTTACGGGAACGGGACCGGAGAGCCGGGGACCGTGTTCACGTCGTTCCCGTACCCGAACGAACCGCCGGGCAGAGTTGGCAGACCACAGATTTCGGCGATGGCGTTCGCCGTGCCGCCGGAGTCACTCGCCTACTGGGCCGACCGCCTCGAATCGCGGGGTGTCGACACCGAGGAGGCCGAGCGCTTCGGCGATGCGGTCCTGCGCTTCGAGGACCCCGACGGCACGCGCGTCGAACTCGTCGCGACGGACTCGCCGGTCGAACCGTGGACTGGCGACGGCGTGCCCGAGCGCCACGCGATTCGCGGGATTCACGGCGTCTCGGTGCTCCCGACGAACCCCTACGCGACCGGCGCGCTGCTGGACACGCTCGGCTTCGAGTTAGTGGGCGAGGAGCAATCCGACGACGAGGCGCGGATTCGGTACCGCGCGGGCGGTGACCGAGCGACGGTCGTCGATGTGCTCGACGCCTCGACAGGGTTCGGGCGCGAGGGCACGGGCTCGATTCAGCACGTCGCCGTGCGCGTCGCGAGCGTCGAGGAACTGTACGAGTGGCACAGCCTCCTCCGGGAGCGCGACTACGACGTGTCCCGGGTGCGCGACCGGTACTTCTTCCATTCGCTGTACGTCCGGGACGCCGGCGGCATCCTCTTCGAGTTGGCGACCGAGAAACCGGGATTGACGCGCGGCGAGGACGTGGCCGACCTCGGGGAGTCGCTCGCGCTCCCCGACCGCTTCGAGGCGGACCGCGACCTGATAGAGAGCCAGTTGGAAGGCCTCGAACGCCCGGCGCCCGACGATGACTGA
- a CDS encoding alpha/beta hydrolase — MTDGEGPDPHADQPVVSAGAPAAAADAVVLALHGRGATAQGVVNLVEPLYRHGVAVVAPQASRSRWFPHGAGEPVERNEPHVSSALAAVDRTLAEIREWGVPPERVLLFGFSQGACVASEYVARNPQRFGGVAALRGGLLGPVGETRDFAGALDGTPVFLGVGGDDERVDAERIAETAAVFRELGGDVTERVADGVGHAVADDEFEAVGGMLDALLDGEV; from the coding sequence ATGACTGACGGCGAGGGCCCGGACCCGCACGCCGACCAGCCGGTGGTGTCGGCGGGCGCACCGGCGGCGGCCGCGGACGCCGTCGTGCTCGCGCTCCACGGACGCGGCGCGACCGCGCAGGGCGTGGTGAATCTCGTCGAACCGCTGTACCGACACGGGGTCGCCGTGGTCGCGCCGCAGGCGTCCCGGAGCCGGTGGTTCCCGCACGGCGCCGGCGAGCCAGTCGAGCGCAACGAACCGCACGTCTCGTCGGCGCTCGCGGCGGTCGACAGGACGCTCGCCGAGATTCGAGAGTGGGGCGTGCCGCCCGAACGCGTGCTCCTGTTCGGGTTCTCGCAGGGCGCCTGTGTCGCCAGCGAGTACGTCGCGCGAAATCCCCAGCGATTCGGCGGCGTCGCGGCGCTCCGCGGTGGCCTGCTCGGGCCGGTCGGGGAGACGCGGGACTTTGCCGGGGCGCTGGACGGAACGCCCGTATTCCTCGGCGTTGGCGGTGACGATGAGCGCGTGGACGCCGAGCGCATCGCCGAGACGGCCGCCGTCTTCCGAGAACTCGGCGGGGACGTGACCGAACGCGTCGCCGACGGCGTCGGACACGCCGTCGCGGACGACGAGTTCGAGGCGGTCGGCGGGATGCTGGACGCCCTTCTCGACGGCGAGGTGTGA
- a CDS encoding branched-chain amino acid ABC transporter permease, giving the protein MTNDDNSDTGDPVASVRHALERVFAYDAVKVFAMFASIWALFWFFGDQLNYQTGFIVSLIRRVTFLSAVYALAVLALNIQWGYAGLFNIGIAGFMAVGAYTVAMLSGSPTGDPAGHGLPLIVGVVGGVLAATIVGLVASLPALRLKADYLAIVTVAISEIIRITYNAPAFSKYTGGASGFDNLPTNPVRTLLLSQPGNIFSEPTGVGSFLFSLGSDYGIQRLTMLNIVYTVGVLVLLLAVYLLLERTGKSPFGRVLKAIREDEVAARSLGKDTQNFKVRAFALGCGLMGLAGIVWYAMGPRASVNPTNFRPELTFYIFIALIIGGSGSNTGSILGGALFASLLFEAPPRIVAIIRQNFQVSADPANLIEALAPVASGNFDPLAGFLLANIDTLRFIFMGVLLVILVQRRPEGLLGARKETAAAVKLDESTRPGGARGAAAADGGETDE; this is encoded by the coding sequence ATGACGAACGACGACAACTCCGACACCGGCGACCCAGTCGCATCGGTCCGGCACGCGCTCGAACGCGTGTTCGCGTACGACGCCGTGAAGGTGTTCGCGATGTTCGCGAGCATCTGGGCGCTGTTCTGGTTCTTCGGCGACCAACTGAACTACCAGACGGGGTTCATCGTCTCCCTGATTCGGCGCGTCACCTTCCTCTCGGCGGTGTACGCGCTCGCCGTGCTCGCGTTGAACATCCAGTGGGGGTACGCGGGCCTGTTCAACATCGGCATCGCGGGCTTCATGGCCGTCGGCGCGTACACCGTCGCGATGCTCTCGGGGTCGCCAACCGGTGACCCGGCGGGCCACGGTCTCCCGCTCATCGTCGGCGTCGTCGGCGGCGTCCTCGCAGCGACGATAGTCGGCCTCGTGGCGTCGCTGCCGGCGCTCCGGCTGAAAGCCGACTACCTCGCCATCGTCACGGTCGCCATCTCCGAAATCATCCGCATCACGTACAACGCCCCCGCGTTCTCGAAGTACACGGGCGGCGCGAGCGGCTTCGACAACCTCCCGACGAACCCCGTGCGGACGCTGTTGTTGAGCCAGCCGGGGAACATCTTCTCGGAGCCGACGGGCGTCGGGAGTTTCCTGTTCTCGCTCGGGAGCGACTACGGCATCCAGCGGCTCACGATGCTGAACATCGTCTACACCGTCGGCGTGCTGGTGTTGCTGCTGGCGGTGTACCTCCTGTTGGAGCGCACCGGGAAGTCGCCGTTCGGGCGCGTGCTGAAGGCCATCCGCGAGGACGAGGTGGCGGCGCGCTCGCTCGGGAAGGACACCCAGAACTTCAAGGTGCGGGCGTTCGCCCTCGGCTGCGGCCTGATGGGGCTGGCGGGCATCGTCTGGTACGCGATGGGGCCGCGCGCGTCGGTGAACCCGACGAACTTCCGGCCCGAGTTGACGTTCTACATCTTCATCGCGCTCATCATCGGCGGCTCCGGGTCGAACACCGGCTCCATCCTGGGCGGCGCGCTGTTCGCCAGCCTCCTGTTCGAGGCGCCGCCGCGCATCGTCGCCATCATCCGCCAGAACTTCCAGGTGTCGGCGGACCCCGCGAATCTCATCGAGGCGCTGGCGCCGGTCGCGAGCGGGAACTTCGACCCGCTCGCGGGCTTCCTGCTGGCGAACATCGACACACTCCGGTTCATCTTCATGGGCGTGTTGTTGGTGATACTCGTCCAACGCCGGCCCGAGGGCTTACTCGGCGCGCGCAAGGAGACGGCCGCCGCGGTCAAACTCGACGAGAGCACGCGCCCCGGCGGCGCGCGCGGCGCTGCCGCGGCCGACGGAGGTGAGACCGATGAGTGA
- a CDS encoding branched-chain amino acid ABC transporter permease, producing MDTNNAVERGVRFARGSVGGALVTAFAVLLFLDLLAKLAGVSLGPLRLGFVSLGPFGGELPFLAVLGYVWNGLLIGLVIGLASIGLSLTYSILNFANFAHGDYLTAGAFSGWAVAYIVAGVGGATKILESALHVVTGLGRNSLESANLVNLVLLRTPPGDAGANMWLSPIAIVLGLVVAVGFTLLVALALDRVVYKPMRGADGISLLIASVGVAFGLRYLIALVFGNSRRIVTSTEKLPSFDLAQVLADVLPDFILATPKAAIIIDLHEITLVVVAVALMLGMHLLLQQTKLGKAMRAMADNRDLARVTGIPTERVIRTTWMLGAGLTGAAGFLYVLSQSGLGFTSGWRLLLLIFAAVIMGGIGSIYGAIAGGLVIGLASRVSLVWLQGDLAAFARPTAFALMILILLFRPSGIFGGVKTA from the coding sequence ATGGACACAAACAACGCAGTCGAACGGGGCGTACGGTTCGCGCGTGGCAGCGTCGGGGGCGCGCTCGTCACCGCGTTCGCCGTCCTCCTCTTCCTCGACCTACTCGCGAAGCTCGCGGGCGTCTCACTCGGCCCGCTCCGCCTCGGATTCGTCTCGCTCGGTCCGTTCGGCGGTGAGTTACCGTTCCTGGCCGTCCTCGGCTACGTCTGGAACGGCCTCCTCATCGGGCTCGTCATCGGCCTCGCGAGCATCGGCCTCTCGCTCACGTACAGCATCCTCAACTTCGCGAACTTCGCGCACGGCGACTACCTCACCGCGGGCGCGTTCTCCGGGTGGGCGGTCGCCTACATCGTCGCGGGCGTCGGCGGCGCCACCAAGATTCTGGAGAGCGCGCTCCACGTCGTCACCGGCCTCGGTCGGAACAGCCTCGAGTCCGCGAACCTCGTGAACCTCGTGCTCTTGCGCACGCCGCCCGGCGACGCCGGCGCGAACATGTGGCTCTCGCCGATTGCCATCGTGCTCGGCCTCGTCGTCGCCGTCGGGTTCACGCTGCTCGTCGCGCTCGCACTCGACCGCGTCGTCTACAAACCGATGCGGGGCGCCGACGGCATCTCCCTGCTCATCGCGTCGGTCGGCGTCGCGTTCGGCCTCCGGTACCTCATCGCGCTCGTGTTCGGGAACAGCCGTCGCATCGTCACCTCGACCGAGAAACTCCCGTCCTTCGACCTCGCGCAGGTGCTCGCGGACGTGCTCCCCGACTTCATCCTCGCGACGCCGAAGGCCGCCATCATCATCGACCTCCACGAGATAACCCTCGTGGTCGTCGCCGTCGCGTTGATGCTCGGGATGCACCTCCTCCTCCAGCAGACGAAACTCGGGAAGGCGATGCGCGCGATGGCCGACAACCGCGACCTCGCGCGCGTCACCGGCATCCCCACCGAGCGCGTCATCCGCACCACGTGGATGCTCGGCGCCGGCCTCACGGGGGCCGCCGGCTTCCTCTACGTGCTCTCCCAGAGCGGCCTCGGGTTCACGAGCGGGTGGCGGCTCCTCCTGCTCATCTTCGCCGCGGTCATCATGGGCGGCATCGGCTCCATCTACGGCGCCATCGCCGGCGGCCTCGTCATCGGCCTCGCGAGCCGCGTCTCCCTCGTCTGGCTACAGGGCGACCTCGCGGCGTTCGCGCGCCCGACCGCGTTCGCGCTGATGATTCTCATCCTCCTGTTCCGTCCGTCCGGCATCTTCGGCGGGGTGAAAACCGCATGA
- a CDS encoding ABC transporter substrate-binding protein, translating into MSQRINRRDVIRGVGAASVVGLAGCTGGGGGDGDETTTTSGGGGGGGDDTTTTTSGGGGGSTARTLKQGILLPTTGGLADLGVPIKNGAELPRIVLEGETDFELDFNIQDTQTDANAAQSAAQSLRNGGYPAVTGAASSEVTMAVAENVFIPSGMVGCSPASTSPAITDLNDNGLIYRTPPTDALQGEVLAQVATERLGASTAATMYVNNSYGQLLSESFASAFQDLDGQVYQQVSFQKAQSSYTSRLSQAFNDNPDVIVVVGYPESGKQLFRNFYSDFDTDVPVLVTDGLRSASLPSDVGNPMENVTGTAPLAAGPGREFFDEQFQAEFGSEPGVFTAQAFDATAVCLLANAAAGENNGQAIAQQMQAVANPGGEEVLPDTLAEGLQMAAEGTEIQYKGASSAVDFDTNGDLKAATYEYFGFEAGGGIRTIDELAFSA; encoded by the coding sequence ATGTCACAACGAATCAACCGGCGTGACGTCATTCGCGGAGTCGGCGCAGCGAGCGTCGTCGGCCTCGCTGGCTGTACCGGTGGCGGTGGGGGAGACGGTGACGAGACGACTACGACATCCGGCGGCGGCGGTGGTGGTGGCGACGACACGACGACCACGACGTCCGGCGGCGGCGGTGGGAGTACCGCCCGAACGCTCAAGCAGGGCATCCTGCTGCCGACGACCGGTGGCCTCGCGGACCTCGGCGTCCCCATCAAGAACGGCGCCGAACTGCCCCGCATCGTCCTCGAAGGCGAGACGGACTTCGAACTCGACTTCAACATCCAGGACACGCAGACCGACGCGAACGCGGCACAGTCCGCCGCGCAGTCGCTGCGCAACGGCGGCTATCCCGCGGTCACGGGTGCGGCGTCCTCGGAAGTCACCATGGCGGTGGCCGAGAACGTCTTCATCCCCTCGGGGATGGTCGGCTGTTCCCCGGCGAGCACGTCGCCCGCCATCACCGACCTGAACGACAACGGCCTCATCTACCGGACGCCGCCGACTGACGCCCTGCAGGGAGAAGTCCTCGCGCAGGTCGCGACCGAGCGCCTCGGCGCGTCCACGGCCGCGACGATGTACGTGAACAACTCCTACGGGCAGTTGCTCTCCGAGAGTTTCGCGTCCGCGTTCCAGGACCTCGACGGGCAGGTCTACCAGCAGGTGTCCTTCCAGAAGGCCCAGTCCTCGTACACCTCGCGGCTCTCGCAGGCGTTCAACGACAACCCCGACGTCATCGTCGTCGTCGGCTACCCCGAGTCCGGCAAGCAGCTGTTCCGGAACTTCTACTCGGACTTCGACACCGACGTGCCGGTGCTCGTGACCGACGGCCTGCGCTCCGCGAGTCTCCCGAGCGACGTGGGGAACCCGATGGAGAACGTCACCGGGACCGCGCCGCTGGCGGCCGGTCCGGGCCGCGAGTTCTTCGACGAGCAGTTCCAGGCCGAGTTCGGCAGCGAACCCGGCGTGTTCACCGCGCAGGCGTTCGACGCCACCGCGGTCTGCCTGCTCGCGAACGCCGCGGCCGGCGAGAACAACGGCCAGGCCATCGCCCAGCAGATGCAGGCGGTGGCGAACCCCGGCGGCGAGGAAGTGCTGCCGGACACGCTCGCCGAGGGCCTCCAGATGGCCGCCGAAGGCACGGAAATTCAGTACAAGGGCGCGTCCAGCGCGGTCGACTTCGACACGAACGGCGACCTGAAGGCCGCGACCTACGAGTACTTCGGCTTCGAGGCCGGCGGCGGCATCCGCACCATCGACGAGCTCGCGTTCTCCGCCTGA
- a CDS encoding DoxX family protein → MATGLEDVALLAARVLFGGVLAFMGVNHFMQTEQMTGYAQHKGLPAPKLSVLASGAVLVLGGLAVVTGAFPAVGAVALAAFLLASAVTMHDFWAVPEDQQQDEMTSFLKNVALAGGALAFAAIASSTWAYSAGLSAF, encoded by the coding sequence ATGGCGACGGGTCTCGAAGACGTCGCGTTGCTCGCGGCGCGCGTGCTGTTCGGGGGCGTGCTCGCGTTCATGGGCGTCAACCACTTCATGCAGACAGAGCAGATGACCGGCTACGCCCAACACAAGGGCCTACCGGCGCCGAAACTCTCGGTGCTCGCGTCGGGCGCGGTCCTCGTGCTCGGCGGCCTCGCCGTCGTCACGGGCGCGTTCCCCGCGGTGGGCGCGGTCGCGCTCGCCGCGTTCCTGCTCGCGTCCGCCGTGACGATGCACGACTTCTGGGCGGTGCCCGAGGACCAACAGCAAGACGAGATGACGAGTTTCCTGAAGAACGTCGCGCTCGCCGGCGGCGCACTCGCGTTCGCGGCGATTGCGTCCTCGACGTGGGCGTACAGCGCCGGACTGTCGGCGTTCTGA
- a CDS encoding ABC transporter ATP-binding protein, with amino-acid sequence MSQQASREASLPDGESGILAVRDLDAGYGDLQVLTDVDLDVRDGEYVTIVGPNGAGKSTVMKSVFGLTTYMGGTVTFGGEEIQERNPEQIIHEGIGYVPQNENVFAGLSVKENLEMGAYILDDVPEDRLQAVYDRFPILEERKTQKAGSLSGGQQQMLAMGRALMLEPDLLMLDEPSAGLAPDLVDEMFDRIDRINDDGTSILMVEQNAKEALRRCDRGYVLVQGQNSYMDAGDALLADDEVRQEFLGG; translated from the coding sequence ATGAGCCAGCAGGCGTCCCGGGAGGCCAGCCTCCCGGACGGCGAGTCGGGCATCCTCGCGGTGCGCGACCTCGATGCGGGCTACGGCGACCTGCAGGTCCTGACGGACGTCGACCTCGACGTGCGCGACGGCGAGTACGTCACCATCGTCGGGCCGAACGGCGCCGGGAAGTCGACCGTCATGAAGTCCGTGTTCGGGCTGACGACGTACATGGGCGGCACGGTGACGTTCGGCGGCGAGGAGATTCAGGAGCGCAACCCCGAGCAGATCATCCACGAGGGCATCGGCTACGTCCCCCAAAACGAGAACGTGTTCGCCGGGCTCTCCGTGAAGGAGAACCTCGAGATGGGCGCGTACATCCTCGACGACGTGCCCGAGGACCGCCTGCAGGCGGTCTACGACCGGTTCCCGATTCTGGAGGAGCGCAAGACCCAGAAAGCGGGGTCGCTGTCGGGCGGCCAACAGCAGATGCTCGCGATGGGGCGCGCGCTGATGCTCGAACCCGACCTCCTGATGCTCGACGAGCCCTCGGCGGGCCTCGCGCCCGACCTCGTCGACGAGATGTTCGACCGCATCGACCGCATCAACGACGACGGCACGTCGATTCTGATGGTCGAACAGAACGCCAAGGAGGCGCTCCGGCGCTGTGACCGCGGCTACGTCCTCGTGCAGGGCCAGAACAGTTACATGGACGCCGGCGACGCGCTGCTGGCCGACGACGAGGTCAGACAGGAGTTCCTCGGCGGATAG
- a CDS encoding S49 family peptidase, with translation MSRASARGTARTVTLVFAVVGVVAGAALAPQALSYAQQSDGKVAVVELHGTITGDSASAVVQNLREARQNASIEAVVLDVNSPGGTASASEQLYLAVKRTAGEMPVVTSVTGTAASGSYYASAPTDHIFVTPASVVGSVGVRATLPSQGVPPGEVVTGPDKGSGSTPDEVRQRVETLRRAFVGSVMAERGDELELSREEVSHAKVYAGARGVNNGLADEIGGIDAAISTAAEDAGLNDYDVVRMESPQVSLLSQLGLEADGDVPSPSTEQVFEYRGVDTVQYLMLHGAIETDSAERTDATDADRATASQSAVAAPEVVA, from the coding sequence GTGAGCCGAGCGAGCGCGCGCGGGACGGCTCGAACGGTGACGCTCGTGTTCGCGGTCGTCGGCGTGGTCGCGGGCGCGGCGCTCGCGCCCCAGGCGCTGAGTTACGCTCAGCAGTCCGACGGGAAGGTGGCGGTCGTGGAACTCCACGGCACCATCACCGGCGACTCCGCCAGCGCCGTCGTGCAGAACCTCCGCGAGGCGCGACAGAACGCCTCGATAGAGGCCGTCGTGCTCGACGTGAACAGTCCGGGCGGGACGGCGTCCGCGAGCGAGCAACTCTACCTCGCGGTGAAACGCACCGCGGGCGAGATGCCCGTCGTGACGAGCGTCACCGGCACCGCCGCGTCGGGGTCGTACTACGCGTCGGCGCCGACCGACCACATCTTCGTCACGCCCGCGTCCGTCGTCGGGAGCGTCGGCGTGCGCGCCACCCTCCCGTCGCAGGGCGTGCCGCCCGGCGAAGTCGTCACCGGCCCCGACAAGGGCAGCGGGTCGACGCCCGACGAGGTCCGCCAGCGCGTCGAGACGCTCCGGCGCGCGTTCGTCGGCTCGGTGATGGCCGAGCGCGGCGACGAACTCGAACTCAGCCGCGAGGAGGTCTCGCACGCGAAGGTGTACGCGGGCGCTCGCGGCGTGAACAACGGGCTCGCCGACGAAATCGGCGGCATCGACGCCGCCATCTCGACGGCAGCCGAGGACGCCGGCCTGAACGACTACGACGTGGTGCGGATGGAGTCGCCACAGGTCTCGTTGCTCTCCCAACTCGGGCTGGAGGCCGACGGTGACGTGCCGTCCCCGAGCACCGAGCAGGTGTTCGAGTACCGGGGCGTCGACACGGTGCAGTACCTGATGCTCCACGGCGCCATCGAGACCGACAGCGCCGAACGGACCGACGCGACTGACGCCGACCGAGCGACCGCGAGCCAGTCCGCCGTCGCGGCTCCGGAGGTGGTGGCGTGA